ACTGACCTTTCTTTGCAGTCAAATTTCTGGGATAAAAACCTCGGCAGAACCCATCATTGGTTGTTGAAccaagtgtgtaatagtgtttaTATGCCCTGGCAATGTTGTAAAAGGATACTGTCTGAAAGTTGAAAAAAAAGTGTAGAAGTGTGGAACTGATGTACTGTGGACTACTGTGGactatatacagtcatgcccgaaagtattcatacccctggcaaagtttgacttaaatttacttttatttaaccagaagttatatttttgccttgaaacgacacaggcatctcccaggagataacacgatgatgtacaagaggcatcattgtgggaaaaagtatttctcagcttttatacacatttgaacaaaaagtggcatgtccaaaattattcataccctttgaaaactgtcacagtatatgggaaaatccaaagttctataccattccaaatagtccaagctgttttaaagcatcctaattaccctgattcattgggaacagctgttttaatcaactcaacaggagaaaaacagcagctctctgcagttggtttgtggacagtcatggctaagacaaaggagctcactaaggacctgcggctgtgcattgtggccgctcacaagtcaggaaagggctataaagccatatcaaaatgttttcaagttccagtggctacagtgcaaagtattattaaaaaatacaagaagttccgcactgtggaaaatctcagaagatgtggtcggaagccaaaagtgacacctgtgctggccaggagaataatgagagaggtgaagaaaaatccaaggatcaccaccaaggccatcctggtgaatctggactttgctggtggcgacatctcaaggcagacagttcaacggacactgcacactgctgggttccacggacgcaggccaaggaggacaccacttctccagaaaaggcacacaaaagcccgcttgacctttgcaaatgctcatctggacaaagaagaagacttctggtgttctgttttatggtcagatgaaacaaaaattgaattgtttggccacaatgatgtgtgcaccatttggcgtgaaaaaggagaagccttcaaccctaagaacaccatccccactgtcaaacatggtggtgggaacctaatgttttgggggtgtttttcagccaatggaccagggaacttgatcgcagtaaatggcaccatgaaaaaagagcaatacatcaagattctcaacaacaacatcaggcagtctgcagagaaacttggccttgggaaccggtggacatttcagcacgacaacgacccaaaacacacagccaaagtggtgaagaaatggttagcagacaaaaacattaatgttttgcagtggcccagccagagtcctgacttgaatccaattgagaatctgtggagggagctaaagatcagggtgatggcaaggagaccctcgaacctcaaagagttggagctcatcactaaagaagaatgggcaaaaataccagtggagacatgcaaaaagctggtcagcaattacaggaagcgtttgattgctgtaatagccaatgaaagcttttctattaattattgagaagggtatgaataatttttggcacatgccactttttgttcaaatgtgtataaaaggtgagaaatattttttcccacaatgatgcctcttgtacatcatcgtgttatctcctgggagatgcctgtgtcatttccaggcaaaaatataatttctggttaaataaaagtaaatttaagtcaaactttgacaggggtatgaatactttcgggcatgactgtatatattcatttattctaCTTTTATTGTGTTACATTAACTGTTCTGTAATATTTGTTAGTTCATGCCTagaattaccctaactgggcgaGTCAACCAGCGGGTTGACTTGCGCATCTGCTTCCTGAACAGGTcatttgagagagagaaaaaaacaaacactgaaaaattTGACAAATCCCAATTTGTCAAAAGAAATGACAAATCCCAATTTTACCAATttgtttgcaaatgtattttagtgtgactgttaaagggttaaagtacTACATTTCACTCAGACAAAACTTTTTATCCAAAAGGTTTTGTGTGAGTTTTAGGACTTTTCATTGCTCAGGCTGTCGCTGTCCTGCGCAGTCAGATGTGACTCTTACCCCCATGCTGCAGCGTCGTGGGGATAAAGGCAGGGCCAGTGCGCTGTTGGGAGTTGCTCGAAAACCTGGTGGGCCAGCAAGGGCAGGCGAACTAGCACACAGATACTGTGGGAGCTGGAGAGTCAGCAGCAAAAGCATTAACACACAAGTGCATcgcccacatacacacacacaaacacaaaagcaaaaaaaaaaaagaaagaaaaaaagtttcaCACCCACATATTAACACATTTATAAATGTGATCAAGTTTTCAGTTTTTATCCCTTAGTGATATTGGGGTTGAATTTAAAACAACAGGCGGTTATTGTGTTgtgaatatacacacacacacacacacacacttgcactacATAAGCTGACAGCTATAAGCACAAATGCAGTGGTGCACAGCAGGCCTAAACCACACAGGAAATGCCAAAACAGTGACCTGAACAAGAACaacatttgcacatttacaGTTAGCAATGAGCATTGTACTTCCAAAGCTGCTTAGCTGATTTGCATTTAGGGCTGTGCATTATAGCAAACATTTATGATATATTTACAAAGATACTAAATTAGGCAACATTGCAAATATtatcatgtttttttctgtaaattctagattgttttactgtttcataAACAGTTTTTATTCAATTGGCAATATTTTGTTTAGCTCCATGTTTGCAGATATGATTGTATTTAATACATCATTGATCACCTAAAAATACTGACATAAAAATAActctaatataactaatataatggGAGCTTATATTatgtcctaaaaaaaaaaaaacaacaaaaaactgttcattaaaaaatagTCATGCTGTGGCAAGTAGAGCAAACAAGAAAGCAGTGTACCCGAATTTGTAGTCCTGGGCCAATAGTGTTAAACTTTGTGGATCTCTGTCTTGATGGCTACCCAGAAAACAAGAGCAGGAAAACCAAAAGGGTTAACCACATATTTTCCTCTAAACAGAAGTGGTCAAGCAGATGGGTAAAGtcagagagaaacaaaaaatTGTACAATTTACCTTTGGAGGAGGTTCGGCGAAGGGTGCCCTTAAGGAACGTGCTCGGTCCCTTTTCTGCTCCACCTCCTGCTCCTGTTCCATTTTGTGAACATCGCTGCCAAACACACAGATAAATGAGTGTCTGTGCTTTTCATGCTCTCCAAAGCCAACATGTCAGAGCTTACATACATTCAGTGATGCATTAGATTCACATTCTTTGAGTAAAGCCACagaaggaccacttttggtgTCCACTCTTTTTGTAAGTGAGATGTGTCGTAAAGATTGTTTTGAAAAGCTatagaacctccacataatttGAAAGTTTTAGAAAGCAGCCTAAAATTGGTCAGCACGTTTAACAGTGAAGGTTCATCAAACCTCTCAAACAGGGGCAGGCAACTCTGGTcctgttttgtgcttttcctaaTCAAGCACATCTGATTTGACTcccctgttaattgccaggtttggtaggtctgttagagcagggaaaagcTGCtctaaaaggtttttcacactcatATTCAAAATTGTTCTTCAAGAAACCAGTGCGTACTTGATTCAAACAGGTCTGGCAAAAGCTCACCTCAGACTGCACACCAACTCTGTGAATCGTGGTCTTTCTCTGGGGTCGTAGGTCCAGCACCGAGTCATGAGTGAATAGAGAGTTGGAGGGCACAGCTCTGGCTTGGGCAGCCGGACACCCTGTTCCAGCTGGTTGATGACATCCTTGTTCTCCAACCAGAAGAACGGCTGCTGGCCCCAACTCATGATCTCCCACATACACACGGCTGGTCCATAGAAAGATCCACAAAAACACCTAAGTCAATGCTTTTCAATTTGGCTGAGCCACTTTATAAACATTATATGTACACATTCACAATTTCTCTTTAAAAACTTAATTTCCGAACCTTGCAAATTGAACCTTGCTAATTTAACTGAAACCTCAAATATTATATCATTTTCAGGGTTTACAGTGTGTCCAATGTCATGTGCACAGCTGAAGTCACTAACCAAACATCCAGACATCACTAGCTGAGGTAAATCTTCTGAAATTGATGGACTCAGGAGCCATCCATTTGATCGGCAATCGACTCACAGAGGCTTCAAAGACAgaaccaacatttttttttaaatgacaaacAATGACCAATTCTGTAAAGTTTTTAGAAAAGATGAACTAGTGTCTCAAAGATTCTGGACATTAAAGGATGTCCATAGCTTTTATAGCATCGACTACAGTCAGTTGCTGTAACTGACTGTAGTCGATGCTATAAAAGCTAGTTATTATTACTTGCCTTTGTAGTATTCTTCCTCTTCTATGTATCTGGATAAGCCAAAGTCACCCAGCTTCACGCAGTCCGGTTTAGCAACCAAAACATTTCTTACAGCAATATCTCTAAAGCcagaaaagcagaagaaacttTGCATGCATCATGAGAAAGAAATTGCCCCTTTTCTAAATGCATTCAAAGACTGAAACTGAACTCTTCACAGGCTGACATGTATACGCACTTAAAGAGCATTTTAAAAGCAGGCCTTGAAAATGTCCTTTGAGGCCAACGGAAGGTACATTCTATAGTTAtggtaaaatgaataaaactaaAAGCCAAACATAAGGCAAGGCCAGCTTATAAAAGCATTATTATGTGAGCAACACACTATACAGGTACACAAACTCATGCTTAAGTCACACCTTAAAAAGTACCTTGCACTACTTTCATTATGAACCACTTTACTATTGTCAGTATTGTTGTGTACCCTTTCTTGTTTCATTTCTAAAAGGAAACTTGAACAGAATTAAACTAGTTTTTTGCGGTCCAACCCACGAGATTCGAACATTCAAGCTTCAAAAGTTATGCAACAATTAGCTTTAATTCTACTAATACATCAAATCTATCTACTTATTAGTCTTCCCACcccacaacatacagtgcatcccTAAAGAATTGCCCGTTCCACCACAAATGGTTCAGAAGGTACCAGAAAAGTAAATTACTCTGGGTGGACCATTACAGGTAGCCAGCACTTACTTGCAAAAGGGTAAAATACATATGAATTACCCTGTAAAAATGCAAAGGCCTTTATATGTATGTGTACACTTTAGTTCCTAGTGGTTATTAGACACATTATTTTCTTTCTAGCAACTGAACAATTTATAGTAGTCACTGAATTCTTTGCAGTAATTACTGAgcaatttatagtagttactaactAATCTTTAGTGGTTACTGAGGTCTTAATGAAGCCAAAAATTAACTGACTCTTTATAACTTCCTTTCTCAAAGATTCAACAGATTTAAAAAGCTTCAGAAATCTTTACAGCATAAATTAACCTTGTATTTCATTTAAACGCATACCGATAACATAAGTTATCTGTTCATACCTGTGTACCATATTCACACCCTCCAGATAAGCCAGGGCTTTGCAGATCTGTAGGCTGTACAGGACAAGGGTaacattggtcagtttctgctGGTTCTCAATCAGGTACTGTCCTAGCTGCAGGAAACACATAAAGGAAGAAAATGGGTTAGGAGCATTACCTCAAGGAGTCATAATTTGGAGCCCAAATGATTTATGAGTAAAGCCTTTATTCTCAAGCGTGACATGGTTCTAAGATTATTACACAAgtgaatttaaaacaaaaagctgAACCGTCCCTCACCTCTCCATGCTGGTAGAGCTCCATGACGATCCACACTGGGTCCTCCTCAATGATCCCAATCAGTCGCACAATGTGAGAGTGGTCAAGCTTCTTCATGAtcactaaaacaaaaaaatgtgagACATGCTTTGGTAAAGTCGATGATGGCACAACTACCTTTATAATGTCAGAATGTGAAAGGCCTTACCAGCTTCGCTCATGAACTTTTCTTTGACATCAGCTGCGCAGTCCTTACATGTCTTCACTGCAACACTTACTCTTTCCCCTGTCTGTATTACAACATAACCTTTAGCAACTCAGTTTTACAGTATGTTCACTGATTAAGTAACCTGTATTATtgcaaaattaattaattagtaagACCAATTTTGTTTATTGGTAAATTGAATTTGTCATCCCAAGAATGGCCATAATAAAGtgttttaatcaagtttccattaaTGTTTTACACAAAAGTGCTCTAGCAGAGCTTCATAGTTGTGTCTTTTAAATCAGGAATTGCTTTCTCCGCTCTGATGATGGCTTTCTATGCTTCTGTGAGTGCTTCTGCATGCTTCTGTAAGCAGCTGCCAGTGTAGCAAGAAGGATTCTACCATGCATGACGGACACTTTCCACAAAGAAGAAGTTTGTGGAAAACCTGAAAGGGTgttattttaaagaaacagcCAGTGTTGGTCTGAAGAAATGAAAGGCATTTTGGGGTGCATTCACTTCTTATACCATTTTACAGTGACCTTGAAAAGTGTTGTCAAGccaatttttatacatttctcaGCATACATGCTTTTCCCCTTCAACCATCAtttcatttaatacatatttctgACGTGAGATCCATCTATGACAAACAAGCAtgaaacataaaatactttGATCTGTACCACCaatctacagtacagtactgtgcaatgGTGtttatgcacctgtgaaaataagAATGAAAAAGCTCTATATATCTGTGCAGTcattgtttatttgctcagtaaaacaatatctcatctccaaagttctccttatggtagtctagtattatttatagtgatCATCCAATGCCTGGTTTGGCTAATCAACACTCAGGTAAGACGGTGATGAAATTAAACACAAAATTAAACACATCCACATGCTGGTTAGGGGCATCTAGGAGAAATATGGAAACTACCAAactacattcatttacatttatggcatttagctgacgctcttatccagagcgacttacaagggtactcgtattacagaggtgggccaatctagtgttaagagtcttgcccaaggactcttgttGGTGTACCGCAGTATAGGTCACCCAGATGGGAAATTTAACCCCTtgtggtgtggcagctcactggcaggtagtggtgttatctgttgcgccacaccaaccaaactTGCTTTCAAGATCTCAACTACATTCTTTAAAGTAAGATATTCTGGTcatttatactgtatttaatGTGATCTGAAGTTTTTCCAAGTAAAAAACATTCTTAATACTAAAGCTTTGAATAACATGCTAAGGTGCCTGAAACCTTACCTAAAATCAAGGGTCAGAGCTACATTGTTTATGTTTTTCAACAAtttgaataaatgaaaaaagtaaacCTCTTGCTTCGTAGATCCAGTACTTTTGACAAGCACTGTCGATATACTATTCAAACATGTTCACTTTAAATTAAGAATTTGATAATTTAATTAACCTTAAATAACCCTTAACAACACTGCAATCTtagttatttatattaatataaatattacacaTACCTTGCTTTTGTAAACTCCGTCATGAACCTCTCCAAAAAAACCTTCACCCAGGATCCGGCCAAGGACAATGTCATCTCTGGAAAGGCTGTACCtgtctaaaataataataaaataatatcttcttcttttttttcttttttaaaaaagtaatctGTCTGACTCTTTTAGGCACAGCCACAGTAAATATTTACTGCTGGGGAAAACCACTGCTCTGATCTGAGATAGCCGCCCCTTACACAACACTTACTTGCATCTGGCTTTTCATCTGGTATCTCAGCATATATGTCGGAGTCTGTACGAGTTAGAAATAAGTGTCATTCTTTTGCAAAAATACAAAGACATTATTATGTAACTTATTTTTactatatgtttattttaaaatacttttCAGAATGAGAGAACAGACTGACATACTCATGCTCAATCGGCAGGTAGACGCATGCTGTTTactgaaaatatataatttaaagatTTGTCGGAAGACAATGGACATCATAAAGGAATGTAATGTCAATGTAAAGATTTTTTGTCTTTAAGCTACAAAGATAAAAA
The Salminus brasiliensis chromosome 10, fSalBra1.hap2, whole genome shotgun sequence genome window above contains:
- the ptk2ba gene encoding protein-tyrosine kinase 2-beta isoform X3; this encodes MTTYVEMSGKAPPGGQQPVLRRHSEVPREDAGTVKILKVCFISNSSNLGKNFKLVKCDSSWEIKSIIQSILESGRLGPNIKFPGCYGLRLKHLKSEEVHWLHPNLTVAEMEQKYEQQHVEAEWRYDLRIRYIPIDFLEKLKEDKTTMLYFYQQVRSDYMQHCASKVSDGMALQLGCLEIRRFYKDMNADGLEKKSNFELLEKDVGLDLFFPQELINSMKPKQLKKLIQQTFQQYSSLKEEQCIIKFFETFSVFSSFDEEVFPCELVQGWSLAVDLVIGPKGICQRTDKNSVSVCLAAFSQVQSIKCSLQNDGKGLLHVDIKGAKQPLTVNTASLATAENMADLIDGYCRLESGNDTSLMIKPKKDKENRISLPPVPNSKQHASTCRLSMNSDIYAEIPDEKPDANRYSLSRDDIVLGRILGEGFFGEVHDGVYKSKTGERVSVAVKTCKDCAADVKEKFMSEAVIMKKLDHSHIVRLIGIIEEDPVWIVMELYQHGELGQYLIENQQKLTNVTLVLYSLQICKALAYLEGVNMVHRDIAVRNVLVAKPDCVKLGDFGLSRYIEEEEYYKASVSRLPIKWMAPESINFRRFTSASDVWMFAVCMWEIMSWGQQPFFWLENKDVINQLEQGVRLPKPELCPPTLYSLMTRCWTYDPRERPRFTELVCSLSDVHKMEQEQEVEQKRDRARSLRAPFAEPPPKPSRQRSTKFNTIGPGLQIRLPQYLCASSPALAGPPGFRATPNSALALPLSPRRCSMGVRVTSDCAGQRQPEQ